One Pseudomonas fluorescens genomic region harbors:
- a CDS encoding arylsulfatase, translating to MTRIRKWLPKLALVATSVMALSATATAAEKPNILVIFGDDIGQTNISAYSMGVVGYKTPNIDRIAKEGMIFTDYYAENSCTAGRSSFITGQTPLRTGLSKVGMPGVPVGLQARDVTIAQALKAQGYATGQFGKNHLGDKDEYLPTNHGFDEFFGNLYHLNAEEEPERPYWPKDDAEFVKAASPRGVIHSFADGKIEDTGALTKKRMETIDDETTAAAQAFIEKQAKADKPFFVWMNTTRMHAFTHVRESMQGQSGMIGNEYADGMLEHDGDVGKLLKTLDDLKLTENTIVVYTTDNGPNQWSWPDAATTPFRNEKNSNWEGAYRVPAMIRWPGKIKAGEVSTQLFSGLDWFPTLLAAVGDIDIKDRLLKGADLGGKNFKVHLDGYNQLDYLTGKTDKSARNEFYYFNDDGVLVSMRFNDWKLVFCEQRAPGGLEVWSEPFTCLRVPKMFNLRMDPYERADIVSDQYYDWLTKNDYLIFDGTRRAAKFLQTFVDYPPSQRPASFSIDQIREDVDRRIEEKMKKAQ from the coding sequence ATGACTCGCATACGCAAGTGGCTACCGAAACTCGCCCTCGTGGCGACATCGGTGATGGCGCTGTCGGCAACCGCCACAGCGGCTGAAAAACCCAACATTCTGGTGATCTTCGGCGATGACATCGGCCAGACCAATATCAGCGCCTACTCGATGGGTGTGGTTGGCTACAAAACGCCGAACATCGACCGCATCGCCAAAGAAGGCATGATCTTCACCGACTACTACGCCGAGAACAGCTGCACCGCCGGACGATCGTCGTTCATCACCGGGCAGACTCCGTTGCGTACGGGTCTTTCGAAGGTGGGGATGCCAGGCGTGCCGGTCGGCCTGCAGGCCCGCGACGTGACCATCGCCCAGGCATTGAAAGCCCAAGGCTATGCAACCGGCCAGTTCGGTAAAAACCACCTCGGTGACAAAGACGAGTATCTACCGACCAACCATGGTTTCGATGAGTTCTTCGGCAACCTTTACCACCTCAATGCCGAAGAAGAGCCAGAGCGCCCGTACTGGCCCAAGGATGATGCCGAGTTCGTCAAGGCCGCCTCGCCGCGCGGGGTGATCCACAGCTTCGCCGATGGCAAGATCGAAGACACCGGTGCGCTGACCAAAAAACGCATGGAGACCATCGACGACGAAACCACCGCCGCCGCTCAGGCATTCATCGAGAAGCAGGCCAAAGCGGACAAACCGTTTTTCGTCTGGATGAACACCACGCGCATGCACGCCTTCACCCATGTGCGTGAGTCAATGCAGGGCCAGAGCGGCATGATCGGCAACGAGTATGCCGATGGCATGCTTGAGCACGACGGCGATGTCGGCAAGCTGCTGAAAACTCTCGATGACCTGAAACTGACGGAAAACACCATCGTCGTTTACACGACCGACAACGGCCCCAACCAATGGTCGTGGCCGGACGCGGCAACCACCCCGTTCCGCAACGAGAAAAACTCGAACTGGGAAGGCGCGTACCGGGTGCCGGCGATGATTCGCTGGCCAGGCAAGATCAAGGCCGGTGAAGTCTCGACGCAACTGTTCTCGGGTCTGGACTGGTTCCCGACACTGTTGGCAGCGGTGGGCGACATCGACATCAAGGATCGTCTGCTCAAAGGTGCCGACCTCGGCGGCAAGAATTTCAAGGTTCACCTCGACGGTTACAACCAGTTGGATTACCTGACCGGCAAAACCGACAAGAGCGCGCGTAACGAGTTCTACTATTTCAACGATGACGGTGTGCTGGTCAGCATGCGCTTCAACGATTGGAAACTGGTGTTCTGTGAGCAGCGCGCGCCTGGTGGTCTGGAAGTCTGGAGCGAACCGTTCACCTGCCTGCGCGTACCGAAAATGTTCAACCTGCGCATGGACCCGTACGAACGCGCCGATATCGTGTCTGACCAGTACTATGACTGGCTGACGAAAAACGATTATCTGATTTTCGACGGTACTCGTCGGGCTGCGAAATTCCTGCAGACCTTCGTCGACTATCCGCCAAGTCAGCGTCCGGCGAGCTTCAGCATCGACCAGATTCGTGAAGACGTGGACCGTCGCATCGAAGAAAAAATGAAGAAAGCCCAGTAA